From a region of the Tenggerimyces flavus genome:
- a CDS encoding carbohydrate ABC transporter permease yields the protein MTTVTAVKEPKQDKAFNVVNYFVLTIFLLVVLYPLVFIISASISSPIAVSSGEVWLWPVDITFNGYQAVIEYRTIVSGFLNSLFYAGVGTIINVTLTLLAAYPLARRDLYGRNVLMFFFAFTMLFGGGLIPTYLVVKDLGLLDTRWALILPTAMGVWNMIITRTFYQVTIPNELHEAARLDGCDDFNFFWRVVVPLSKPIIAVNALLYAVGHWNQFFNALIYLTDQTLFPLQLVLREIVIQNRIDPGAMVDASELARRQELRDLLKYCLIVIALIPPLIAYPFVQKHFVKGIMIGSLKG from the coding sequence ATGACGACAGTTACTGCGGTCAAGGAACCCAAACAGGACAAGGCGTTCAACGTCGTCAACTACTTCGTCCTGACGATCTTCCTGCTGGTCGTGCTCTATCCCCTGGTGTTCATCATCAGCGCCTCGATCAGCTCGCCGATCGCGGTGTCGAGCGGCGAGGTCTGGTTGTGGCCGGTCGACATCACGTTCAACGGCTACCAGGCGGTGATCGAGTACCGCACGATCGTCTCCGGCTTCCTCAACTCGCTGTTCTACGCGGGCGTCGGCACGATCATCAACGTCACGTTGACGCTGCTCGCCGCGTACCCGCTGGCCCGCCGTGACCTCTACGGCCGGAACGTGCTGATGTTCTTCTTCGCGTTCACGATGCTGTTCGGCGGCGGCCTCATCCCCACCTACCTCGTCGTCAAGGACCTCGGCCTCCTCGACACCCGCTGGGCGCTGATTCTCCCTACGGCCATGGGTGTCTGGAACATGATCATCACCCGCACCTTTTACCAGGTGACGATCCCGAACGAGCTGCACGAGGCCGCCCGGCTCGACGGCTGCGACGACTTCAACTTCTTCTGGCGGGTCGTCGTCCCGCTGTCGAAACCGATCATCGCGGTGAACGCGCTGCTGTACGCGGTCGGCCACTGGAACCAGTTCTTCAACGCGTTGATCTACCTCACCGACCAGACGTTGTTCCCCTTACAGCTGGTCCTGCGCGAGATCGTCATCCAGAACCGCATCGACCCCGGCGCGATGGTCGACGCGAGCGAGCTCGCCAGACGCCAGGAGCTTCGCGACCTGCTGAAGTATTGCCTGATCGTGATCGCACTGATACCGCCCTTGATCGCGTATCCCTTTGTGCAGAAGCACTTCGTCAAGGGGATCATGATCGGCTCGTTGAAGGGATGA
- a CDS encoding ABC transporter permease → MATLTKERRPQTRRSGSGRDRGVRRAKRAAIGRQIKHNWQLYVMLILPVAYMIVFHYWPMYGVQIAFRNFNPIDGISASPWVGLQHFERFINAYQFWPLIENTVFLHVYELVVRFPLPIILALALNHVRVRWFRASVQMITYAPHFISTVVVVGILFLLLDPRTGLLNNLMSLVGIEGVNFMGDPGMFRHVYVWSSAWQSMGFSAIIYLAALSSVPQELHEAAVVDGATKLQRMWHIDLPSIMPIAVILLILDIGSILSVGFEKVLLMQTPLNMGTAEVIDTYVYKVGIASQVPQISYAAAIGLFRAVIGLVLLVIANQIARRLAKTSLW, encoded by the coding sequence ATGGCGACCCTGACGAAAGAGCGCCGGCCTCAGACCCGTCGAAGCGGTTCGGGCCGGGACCGAGGCGTCCGCCGAGCCAAGCGCGCGGCGATCGGCCGGCAGATCAAGCACAACTGGCAGCTGTACGTCATGCTGATCCTGCCGGTCGCGTACATGATCGTCTTCCACTACTGGCCGATGTATGGCGTGCAGATCGCGTTCCGGAACTTCAACCCCATCGACGGAATCTCCGCGAGCCCGTGGGTCGGGCTGCAGCACTTCGAGCGGTTCATCAACGCGTACCAGTTCTGGCCGCTGATCGAGAACACCGTGTTCCTGCATGTGTACGAGCTGGTCGTGCGGTTCCCGTTGCCGATCATCCTCGCGCTCGCGCTCAACCACGTTCGGGTGCGCTGGTTCAGGGCCTCCGTGCAGATGATCACGTACGCACCGCACTTCATCTCCACTGTCGTCGTGGTTGGCATCCTGTTCCTGCTCCTCGACCCGCGCACCGGGCTGCTCAACAACCTGATGAGCCTCGTCGGCATCGAGGGCGTCAACTTCATGGGCGACCCGGGCATGTTCCGGCACGTGTACGTGTGGTCCAGCGCGTGGCAGAGCATGGGCTTCTCCGCGATCATCTACCTCGCCGCGCTCTCGAGCGTTCCGCAGGAGCTCCACGAGGCGGCGGTCGTCGACGGCGCCACGAAACTTCAACGTATGTGGCACATCGACCTCCCGAGCATCATGCCGATCGCCGTCATCCTGCTCATTCTCGACATCGGTTCGATCCTCAGCGTCGGCTTCGAGAAGGTGCTGCTGATGCAGACGCCGCTGAACATGGGAACGGCCGAGGTCATCGACACCTACGTTTACAAGGTCGGGATCGCGTCTCAGGTCCCGCAGATCTCGTACGCGGCCGCCATCGGGTTGTTCCGCGCGGTGATCGGGCTCGTCCTGCTCGTGATCGCCAACCAGATCGCCCGCCGTCTCGCCAAGACAAGCCTCTGGTGA
- a CDS encoding SDR family oxidoreductase, which translates to MAVEVAGRETSEVCFVDLAPVPAGSSDLLLVAVASVTALGRIGQPDEIANVVAFLASDEASMITGATVDVSGGTWLGPKMPA; encoded by the coding sequence TTGGCGGTCGAGGTCGCTGGACGTGAAACGTCGGAGGTCTGCTTCGTGGACCTCGCACCTGTTCCCGCCGGATCATCCGATCTTCTCCTGGTGGCCGTCGCCAGCGTGACGGCGCTTGGGCGGATCGGCCAGCCGGACGAGATCGCGAACGTCGTCGCCTTCCTCGCCTCCGACGAGGCCAGCATGATCACCGGTGCGACGGTCGACGTCAGCGGCGGCACTTGGCTCGGGCCCAAGATGCCCGCCTAG
- a CDS encoding thermonuclease family protein: MIDPIQVLWSPAGLSMPSLGARALVDVTDGDTPNIRMPIRMLSVDTPEVTARTPDGAAKVDKKFLQLAEWMRERPADVPISARLSKVLEPKLATGSAGTLHFTQGKSASAFEHENIDKRLRKDPPNEDEKRNLFIRIADAPFDNNNRLLAYIAPNYSTTELAKLTRAQRGTFNLDLIAAGWAAPFILYPSIPGELDLPLFLEAAAAAVKGKKGIWSDKNTLLAYEYRAMEKLFSIAKKGIEDGKPVTGAARYGWRERYCADLRTRVLHGPEDYIDVPPVYRLWIWPADVQTAIGTLNLTPAPRLVSAD, encoded by the coding sequence ATGATCGATCCCATTCAGGTCCTGTGGTCGCCTGCCGGCCTGTCGATGCCGTCGCTGGGCGCACGCGCGCTCGTCGACGTCACCGACGGGGACACCCCGAACATCCGGATGCCGATCCGGATGCTGTCGGTGGACACGCCGGAGGTGACGGCTCGTACGCCCGACGGGGCGGCGAAGGTCGACAAGAAGTTCCTGCAGCTCGCGGAGTGGATGCGCGAACGCCCTGCGGACGTGCCCATCTCCGCTCGGCTGTCGAAGGTGCTGGAGCCCAAGCTGGCCACGGGATCGGCGGGGACCCTGCACTTCACGCAGGGGAAGTCGGCCTCGGCGTTCGAGCACGAGAACATCGACAAGCGGCTGCGCAAGGATCCGCCGAACGAGGACGAGAAGCGCAACCTGTTCATCCGGATCGCCGACGCCCCGTTCGACAACAACAACCGACTGCTCGCCTACATCGCTCCGAACTACTCGACGACCGAGCTGGCGAAGCTCACGCGAGCGCAGCGCGGCACGTTCAACCTGGACCTGATCGCCGCCGGCTGGGCCGCGCCGTTCATCCTCTACCCCTCGATCCCGGGCGAGCTGGACCTGCCGCTGTTCCTGGAGGCGGCCGCCGCGGCGGTGAAGGGCAAGAAGGGGATCTGGAGCGACAAGAACACCCTGCTGGCGTACGAGTACCGCGCGATGGAGAAGCTGTTCTCCATTGCCAAGAAGGGGATCGAGGACGGCAAGCCGGTGACGGGCGCGGCCCGATACGGCTGGCGCGAACGGTACTGCGCCGACCTGCGGACCCGGGTGCTGCACGGGCCGGAGGACTACATCGACGTCCCGCCGGTGTACCGCCTGTGGATCTGGCCCGCCGACGTGCAGACCGCGATCGGCACCCTCAACCTCACCCCCGCCCCGAGACTGGTCAGCGCCGACTAG
- the treZ gene encoding malto-oligosyltrehalose trehalohydrolase, with amino-acid sequence MATFRLWAPLATDTVTVHLGPVTVPMERHNRGWWTAEVSDAGQGTRYAFSVDEGPARPDPRSRWQPDGVHAPSAVYEHSLFAWTDDAWRGVGLAGAVAYEVHVGTFTASGTFDAAIERLDHLVSLGVTLVELMPVAAFDGVHGWGYDGVALFAPHEPYGGPDGLKRLVDACHARGLGVCLDVVYNHLGPSGNYLAEFGPYFTDKHSTPWGSAVNLDDAGSDEVRRFVIDNALGWYRDFHVDALRVDAVHALHDERAVHILEVLSEEIDATAAALGRPLWLIAESDRNDPRTVTPREAGGYGVHGQWDDDVHHALHALVTGERDGYYCDFGSLACLAKVLSSAFFHDGTWSAYRDRTHGRPVDRERTAGWRFVASVQNHDQIGNRAAGDRLSVDELAIGAALILTSPYTPMLFMGEEWGAATPWQFFTDFPDPELAASVRTGRRREFEPYGWKPSEVPDPGDPATFERSKLDWSEPARAPHDALLRWYRDLIQLRRTEPDLADPRLDRVDVSYDEAAGWLVVARGRFRVVLNVAEDAQDVPLTGSVVLAWRPDDTKAGNGVVSVPGRSVAVVR; translated from the coding sequence ATGGCCACGTTCCGCCTCTGGGCGCCGCTCGCGACGGACACCGTCACCGTGCACCTCGGTCCGGTGACCGTGCCGATGGAGCGGCACAACCGCGGGTGGTGGACCGCGGAGGTGTCCGATGCCGGTCAGGGCACGCGTTATGCGTTCTCCGTCGACGAAGGTCCGGCTCGTCCCGATCCGCGTTCGCGCTGGCAGCCGGACGGCGTGCACGCGCCGAGCGCTGTGTACGAGCACTCCCTGTTCGCGTGGACCGACGACGCGTGGCGGGGCGTCGGGCTGGCCGGCGCCGTGGCGTACGAGGTCCATGTCGGCACGTTCACCGCGTCAGGAACGTTCGACGCCGCGATCGAACGCCTCGACCACCTCGTCTCGCTCGGGGTGACGCTGGTCGAGCTGATGCCGGTCGCCGCGTTCGACGGCGTCCACGGCTGGGGGTACGACGGCGTCGCGCTGTTCGCGCCGCACGAACCGTACGGCGGCCCCGACGGGCTGAAGCGCCTCGTCGACGCCTGCCACGCGCGCGGGCTCGGCGTGTGCCTCGACGTCGTCTACAACCACCTCGGGCCGAGCGGCAACTACCTCGCGGAGTTCGGGCCGTACTTCACCGACAAGCACTCGACGCCGTGGGGATCCGCGGTCAACCTGGACGACGCCGGCTCCGACGAGGTGCGGCGCTTCGTGATCGACAACGCGCTCGGCTGGTACCGCGACTTCCACGTCGACGCGCTCCGGGTGGACGCCGTCCACGCGCTGCACGACGAGCGCGCGGTGCACATCCTGGAGGTGCTGTCGGAGGAGATCGACGCCACCGCTGCCGCGCTTGGGCGACCGTTGTGGCTGATCGCCGAGAGCGACCGGAACGACCCGCGGACGGTGACGCCGCGCGAGGCGGGCGGGTACGGCGTGCACGGGCAGTGGGACGACGACGTCCACCATGCGCTGCACGCTCTGGTGACCGGCGAGCGGGACGGGTACTACTGCGACTTCGGATCCCTTGCCTGCTTGGCAAAAGTGCTGTCGTCGGCGTTCTTCCACGACGGGACCTGGTCGGCCTACCGGGACCGTACTCACGGCCGGCCGGTGGATCGGGAGCGGACCGCCGGGTGGCGGTTCGTCGCCTCTGTGCAGAACCACGACCAGATCGGCAACCGGGCTGCTGGCGACCGGTTGTCCGTCGATGAGTTGGCGATCGGCGCCGCGTTGATCTTGACGAGCCCGTACACGCCGATGCTGTTCATGGGCGAGGAGTGGGGCGCTGCGACGCCGTGGCAGTTCTTCACCGACTTCCCCGATCCGGAGCTGGCGGCCTCGGTGCGGACGGGGCGGCGGCGGGAGTTCGAGCCGTACGGCTGGAAGCCTTCGGAGGTGCCCGATCCCGGCGACCCGGCGACGTTCGAACGGTCGAAGCTGGACTGGTCGGAGCCCGCTCGGGCACCGCACGACGCGTTGCTGCGCTGGTACCGGGACCTGATCCAGCTGCGCCGCACCGAGCCGGACCTCGCCGATCCACGGCTGGATCGGGTCGACGTGTCGTACGACGAGGCCGCCGGGTGGCTGGTGGTCGCGCGGGGGAGGTTCCGGGTGGTGCTCAACGTGGCCGAGGACGCCCAAGACGTCCCGCTGACCGGGTCGGTCGTGCTCGCGTGGCGGCCGGACGACACGAAGGCCGGGAACGGAGTGGTCTCCGTGCCCGGCCGTTCGGTGGCTGTTGTCCGCTAG
- a CDS encoding zinc-dependent alcohol dehydrogenase family protein, translating into MAAAKPEAMRAWVVKAPGELELVELPVPAPAPDELLLRVVASGVCRTDLHVLDGDLPPHKSPVVPGHQVVGELVASGSKVPPTYVPGVRYGVPWLRRTCGACVFCLRGKENLCPSSVYTGWDADGGYAEYVTVPAAYAYQLPSNYSDEELAPFLCAGIIGYRALRRSELPPGGRLGIYGFGASAHLTAQVALARGAEVNVLTRSAAARALARDLGASWVGDSTDRPPEPLDAAIIFAPAGSLVPVALEALGRGGTLSIAGIYLSEIPPLDYDRQLFQERDVRSVTANTRQDGNEFMSLAAIHPLRVEVSPYPFARADAALADLRAGRIRGVGVLTMP; encoded by the coding sequence GTGGCAGCTGCCAAACCTGAGGCGATGCGGGCGTGGGTGGTGAAGGCGCCGGGGGAGCTCGAGCTGGTGGAGCTGCCCGTGCCGGCTCCGGCGCCGGACGAGCTGTTGTTGCGCGTGGTCGCCTCGGGCGTCTGCCGTACGGACCTGCACGTGCTCGACGGCGACCTGCCACCGCACAAGTCGCCGGTCGTGCCGGGCCATCAGGTGGTCGGCGAGCTCGTGGCCTCGGGATCGAAGGTGCCGCCGACGTACGTGCCAGGCGTCCGCTACGGCGTCCCGTGGCTGCGGCGGACCTGTGGCGCGTGCGTGTTCTGCCTGCGGGGCAAGGAGAATCTCTGCCCCTCGTCGGTCTACACGGGGTGGGACGCCGATGGCGGGTACGCGGAGTACGTGACGGTGCCGGCCGCCTACGCCTACCAGCTGCCGTCCAACTACTCCGACGAAGAGCTGGCGCCGTTCCTGTGCGCGGGCATCATCGGCTACCGCGCGCTGCGGCGCTCGGAGCTGCCGCCGGGTGGCCGGCTGGGGATCTACGGGTTCGGCGCGTCCGCGCACCTCACAGCGCAGGTCGCGCTGGCGCGGGGTGCCGAGGTGAACGTGCTGACCCGGTCCGCCGCGGCGCGGGCGCTGGCGCGCGACCTCGGCGCGTCGTGGGTCGGCGACTCGACCGACCGGCCGCCGGAGCCGTTGGACGCGGCGATCATCTTCGCGCCGGCGGGGTCGTTGGTGCCGGTGGCCTTGGAGGCGCTCGGGCGGGGCGGGACGTTGTCGATCGCGGGGATCTACCTGTCGGAGATCCCGCCCCTGGACTACGACCGGCAGCTGTTCCAGGAGCGCGACGTGCGGTCGGTAACGGCGAATACGCGGCAGGACGGGAACGAGTTCATGTCGCTGGCCGCGATCCACCCGTTGCGCGTGGAGGTGTCGCCGTACCCGTTCGCGCGCGCCGACGCCGCCCTGGCCGACCTGCGCGCCGGCCGCATCCGTGGCGTCGGCGTGCTCACCATGCCCTGA
- a CDS encoding GntR family transcriptional regulator, producing the protein MAGDVTWQTSAPLPRRQNLADGVYEALKELIMDGNLDHGSRVNLDEAARQLGVSQSPLREALVRLEAVGLVTKEPFRGYSTTPLFSKEELYDLFEFRFVVEPWAAARAAERITPEGVAALKAELATCPKAPTGQYYQSYRGLSAHDERLHDLIQSLSGNDHMRRALARTHCHLHILRLRYRGGMGTAALREHRQLVAAIASGDAKTAEAAMCAHLEASRDRLLPVYDDPTDR; encoded by the coding sequence ATGGCGGGAGACGTGACGTGGCAGACCTCCGCGCCGCTGCCCCGTCGACAGAATCTCGCCGACGGCGTCTATGAGGCGCTCAAAGAGCTCATCATGGACGGCAACCTGGACCACGGCTCGCGAGTGAACCTCGACGAGGCCGCCCGGCAGCTCGGCGTCTCGCAGTCTCCGCTGCGTGAGGCGCTGGTCAGGCTGGAAGCGGTCGGCCTGGTCACCAAGGAACCGTTCCGCGGCTACTCCACGACTCCCCTGTTCAGCAAGGAGGAGCTGTACGACCTGTTCGAGTTCCGCTTCGTCGTCGAGCCGTGGGCGGCAGCCCGCGCGGCCGAACGCATCACGCCCGAGGGCGTCGCGGCGTTGAAGGCCGAACTGGCCACCTGCCCGAAGGCACCGACCGGGCAGTACTACCAGAGCTACCGCGGCCTGTCCGCGCACGACGAACGCCTGCACGACCTGATCCAGTCCTTGTCCGGCAACGACCACATGCGGCGCGCCCTGGCCAGGACGCACTGTCATCTGCACATTTTGCGGCTGCGGTATCGCGGGGGTATGGGAACGGCAGCCCTGCGCGAACACAGACAGCTCGTCGCCGCGATCGCGTCGGGTGACGCCAAGACCGCCGAGGCGGCCATGTGCGCACACCTCGAGGCCTCGCGCGACCGGCTGTTGCCCGTCTACGACGACCCGACCGACCGCTAA
- a CDS encoding class I SAM-dependent methyltransferase, whose product MIPDRVRAAVDLVDPQPGERILELGGGPGVSAGLVCARLGDGQLLAVDRSAVAVQRTEARNAEHLAAGRLVVRQASLEELDLPAASLDKAFCLNVNLFWTRDPAHEVAILRAALKPQGTLHVLYGTDGPSSADRVTAPITAALRAGGFETEPVRTEHCMGVRAW is encoded by the coding sequence ATGATTCCGGACCGGGTACGTGCGGCCGTCGACCTCGTCGATCCCCAACCAGGCGAGCGGATTCTCGAGCTCGGCGGCGGGCCTGGCGTCTCCGCCGGCCTCGTCTGCGCACGGCTCGGCGACGGGCAGCTGCTGGCCGTCGACCGGTCGGCGGTCGCCGTTCAGCGGACCGAGGCGCGAAACGCCGAGCACCTCGCCGCCGGCCGGCTGGTCGTCCGCCAGGCATCGCTCGAAGAGCTGGACCTGCCGGCTGCGAGCCTGGACAAGGCGTTCTGCCTGAACGTCAACCTGTTCTGGACGCGCGACCCCGCCCACGAGGTCGCGATCCTCCGCGCGGCCCTCAAGCCCCAAGGCACGTTGCACGTTCTCTACGGCACCGACGGCCCCAGCTCGGCCGATCGCGTCACCGCGCCCATCACCGCGGCGCTGCGTGCCGGCGGCTTCGAGACCGAGCCGGTCCGCACCGAGCACTGCATGGGTGTCAGGGCATGGTGA
- a CDS encoding extracellular solute-binding protein, with translation MTQDNTHGAQSPGRARSRREFVLGALGIGLAATAGSSLLAACSGGKGSGGSGAAPVADAAAVKGGPKTTPLKGVIYPDGYIGPMASEKGKLVVGEEKVTLKIVVPKDKETADWNNNQFSKWYEERTGVHAEFQSVGIEDQWPETMAKVNAMITAGEIPDVFMNIQFSNSQLMLYGQQGLFLPLEKYIADYGVEIKRVYKDYPDTEKVITAPDGHIYSMPYVNDCYHCKAGGQRMWVYKPWLDKLGLKMPETLDEFRDMLIAFKTRDPNGNGKNDEAPLMADSETFLTNYFMGSFMYIPFTGTNARDPWLVVGDDGKVQFVANRDEWRAGLRYIAGLYKEGLIAKESFTQNGDQLRRVGDKKGDRILGAVRAFYWGSFLTIDDDSPDAPWRDYVCVPTLKGPSGTQISTWDYYAPWANGRFVVTNACKNPAVAVMWADGQYELETQMRSYSGVKDKTWRWAKQGEMGISGKQALWTTIGTWSELPDGTWWGQNGTNYRSNDYRLGEVVDPKNPTFEQPLYTNSRDNYFPHKQAQELQLPPVYLNEDQAATAAEIATNLNSHINASTAQFIIGSLNVEDDTVWTKYVDTIEQIGLESYLQTYQEALDAYNK, from the coding sequence ATGACGCAGGACAACACGCACGGGGCTCAGTCACCTGGCCGAGCGCGATCACGTCGCGAGTTCGTACTCGGCGCCTTGGGCATCGGCTTGGCCGCCACCGCCGGCAGCAGCCTGCTGGCCGCCTGTTCCGGCGGCAAGGGCAGCGGCGGGTCCGGTGCGGCTCCGGTCGCGGACGCCGCCGCGGTCAAGGGCGGCCCGAAGACCACACCGTTGAAGGGCGTCATCTACCCCGACGGGTACATCGGCCCGATGGCGTCCGAGAAGGGCAAGCTCGTCGTCGGGGAAGAGAAGGTCACGCTCAAGATCGTGGTCCCGAAGGACAAGGAGACCGCGGACTGGAACAACAACCAGTTCTCGAAGTGGTACGAGGAACGCACCGGCGTGCACGCCGAGTTCCAATCCGTCGGCATCGAGGACCAGTGGCCGGAGACGATGGCCAAGGTCAACGCGATGATCACTGCCGGCGAGATCCCCGACGTCTTCATGAACATCCAGTTCTCCAACTCCCAGCTCATGCTGTACGGCCAGCAAGGGCTGTTCCTCCCGCTGGAGAAGTACATCGCCGACTACGGCGTGGAGATCAAGCGCGTCTACAAGGACTACCCGGACACCGAGAAGGTCATCACGGCGCCGGACGGACACATCTACTCGATGCCGTACGTCAACGACTGCTACCACTGCAAGGCCGGCGGCCAGCGGATGTGGGTCTACAAGCCGTGGCTGGACAAGCTCGGGCTCAAGATGCCGGAGACGCTCGACGAGTTCCGCGACATGCTCATCGCGTTCAAGACGCGCGACCCGAACGGCAACGGCAAGAACGACGAAGCGCCGTTGATGGCGGACTCGGAGACGTTCCTCACGAACTACTTCATGGGCTCGTTCATGTACATCCCGTTCACCGGCACGAACGCGCGTGACCCCTGGTTGGTGGTCGGCGACGACGGCAAGGTCCAGTTCGTCGCGAACAGGGACGAGTGGCGCGCGGGGCTGCGCTACATCGCCGGCCTCTACAAGGAAGGCCTGATCGCGAAGGAGAGCTTCACCCAGAACGGCGACCAGCTGCGGCGCGTCGGCGACAAGAAGGGCGACCGGATCCTCGGCGCGGTCCGCGCGTTCTACTGGGGCTCGTTCCTCACCATCGACGACGACTCCCCCGACGCCCCGTGGCGCGACTACGTCTGTGTCCCGACGCTCAAGGGGCCGTCCGGAACGCAGATCTCGACGTGGGACTACTACGCGCCGTGGGCCAACGGCCGGTTCGTCGTCACCAACGCCTGCAAGAACCCCGCGGTGGCGGTGATGTGGGCCGACGGGCAGTACGAGCTCGAGACCCAGATGCGCTCGTACAGCGGCGTGAAGGACAAGACCTGGCGCTGGGCGAAGCAGGGCGAGATGGGCATCAGCGGCAAGCAGGCGCTCTGGACCACGATCGGCACCTGGTCGGAGCTGCCCGACGGTACGTGGTGGGGTCAGAACGGCACGAACTACCGGTCCAACGACTACCGGCTCGGTGAGGTCGTCGACCCGAAGAACCCCACGTTCGAGCAGCCGCTGTACACCAACAGCCGGGACAACTACTTCCCGCACAAGCAGGCGCAGGAGCTGCAGCTGCCGCCGGTCTATCTGAACGAGGACCAGGCCGCGACCGCGGCGGAGATCGCGACGAACCTCAACAGCCACATCAACGCGAGCACCGCGCAGTTCATCATCGGCAGCCTGAACGTCGAGGACGACACGGTCTGGACGAAGTACGTCGACACGATCGAGCAGATCGGTCTGGAGTCGTACCTGCAGACGTATCAGGAGGCCCTGGACGCGTACAACAAGTAA